A single window of Sparus aurata chromosome 22, fSpaAur1.1, whole genome shotgun sequence DNA harbors:
- the LOC115573819 gene encoding heterogeneous nuclear ribonucleoprotein Q-like isoform X2, with amino-acid sequence MMSGDMATDHVNGNGTEEPMDTTAEVTRSEHFPALLEAGLPQNVAEKLDELYVAGLVAHSDLDERAIEALKEFNEEGALQVLVQFKESDLSHVQNKSAFLCGVMKTYRQREKQGTKVSDSTKGPDEAKIKELLDRTNYTLDVTTGQRKYGGPPPESVYSGAQPNVGTEIFVGKIPRDLFEDELVPLFEKAGPIWDLRLMMDPLSGLNRGYAFVTFCTKEAAQEAVKLCNNHEIRPGKHIGVCISVANNRLFVGSIPKSKTKEQIVEEFGKVTEGLSDVILYHQPDDKKKNRGFCFLEYEDHKTAAQARRRLMSGKVKVWGNVVTVEWADPIEDPDPEVMAKVKVLFVRNLANGVTEEILETSFSQFGKLERVKKLKDYAFIHFEERDGAVKALEEMNGKELEGEPIEIVFAKPPDQKRKERKAQRQAAKTQMYDDYYYYPPPPHMPPPARGRGRGGNRGGYSYPPDYYGYEDYYDYYGYDYHNYRGGYDDPYYGYDDFQAPGRGRGGNRGARGGASPARGRGGAGAPRGRANFSQRGGLGPGRGGRGARGGVQPRGRGGVRGARGGRGGNVGGKRKADGYNQPDSKRRQTNNQNWGSQPIAQQPLQGGDHSAGKRGRGRS; translated from the exons ATG ATGTCTGGAGACATGGCCACAGATCATGTGAACGGGAATGGTACGGAGGAACCAATGGACACTACTGCAGAGGTGACCCGTTCAGAACACTTCCCAGCTTTACTGGAAGCCGGTTTACCTCAGAATGTTGCTGAGAAGCTAGATGAACTTTACGTAGCAG GCCTAGTAGCACATAGTGACCTAGACGAAAGGGCTATTGAAGCTTTGAAAGAATTCAATGAGGAGGGAGCCCTGCAAGTGCTGGTCCAGTTCAAAGAGAGTGATCTGTCACACGTGCAA AACAAAAGTGCCTTTCTGTGTGGAGTAATGAAGActtacagacagagagagaaacaaggaACTAAAGTTTCAGATTCCACTAAAGGACCAGATGAGGCTAAAATCAAAGAACTTCTGGACAGAACCAACTACACACTTGACGTAACAACAGGCCAGCGAAAGTATGGCGGGCCCCCACCTGAGTCGGTGTATTCAGGTGCCCAACCCAATGTTGGAACAGAG ATATTTGTTGGGAAGATTCCCCGTGACTTGTTTGAAGATGAGCTGGTTCCTCTCTTTGAGAAGGCGGGGCCTATTTGGGACCTCAGACTAATGATGGACCCACTGAGTGGCCTGAACAGGGGCTATGCCTTCGTCACGTTCTGCACTAAAGAGGCAGCCCAGGAGGCGGTTAAGCTG tGCAATAATCATGAGATTCGCCCCGGCAAACACATCGGAGTGTGTATATCTGTAGCCAACAACAGGCTATTTGTTGGCTCCATTCCCAAGAGTAAAACAAAGGAGCAGATTGTTGAAGAGTTTGGGAAAGTCACAG AGGGCCTCAGTGATGTCATACTGTACCATCAACCCGATGACAAAAAGAAGAACAGAGGCTTCTGCTTCCTGGAGTATGAAGACCACAAAACAGCTGCTCAGGCTCGCCGTCGGCTAATGAGTGGCAAGGTGAAGGTTTGGGGCAACGTTGTGACAGTGGAGTGGGCTGATCCTATTGAAGATCCAGACCCAGAGGTCATGGCAAAG GTGAAGGTTTTATTTGTTCGAAACCTTGCCAACGGTGTTACAGAGGAAATTCTTGAGACGTCTTTTAGTCAGTTTGGTAAACTGGAACGAGTAAAGAAGCTGAAAGACTATGCTTTCATTCACTTTGAAGAGAGGGATGGTGCAGTGAAg GCATTGGAAGAAATGAATGGGAAGGAGCTGGAGGGAGAGCCTATTGAGATTGTCTTTGCCAAACCACCAGATCAGAAAAGGAAAGAGCGCAAAgcccagagacaagcagccaaaacacaaat GTATGACGATTATTACTACTATCCTCCACCTCCCCACATGCCACCTCCTGCCAGAGGCCGGGGCAGAGGTGGCAACCGGGGTGGTTATTCATACCCCCCTGACTACTATGGCTATGAGGACTACTATGACTACTATGGCTATGACTATCACAACTACCGTGGAGGCTACGATGACCCGTACTATGGCTATGATGACTTCCAGGCCCCGGGACGAGGGCGGGGTGGCAACAGGGGCGCCAGAGGAGGGGCCTCTCCAGCCAGAGGACGTGGTGGCGCCGGGGCACCCAGGGGCAGAGCCAACTTCTCCCAGCGTGGTGGACTAGGACCAGGCCGTGGCGGGCGGGGAGCAAGAGGAGGCGTGCAGCCAAGAGGGCGAGGAGGGGTACGTGGTGCTCGGGGTGGCCGCGGTGGAAATGTAGGAGGAAAGCGCAAAGCTGATGGGTACAACCAGCCAGATTCCAAGCGTCGCCAGACCAATAATCAGAACTGGGGCTCTCAACCCATTGCTCAGCAACCGCTCCAAGGTGGTGATCATTCTG
- the LOC115573819 gene encoding heterogeneous nuclear ribonucleoprotein Q-like isoform X4: MMSGDMATDHVNGNGTEEPMDTTAEVTRSEHFPALLEAGLPQNVAEKLDELYVAGLVAHSDLDERAIEALKEFNEEGALQVLVQFKESDLSHVQNKSAFLCGVMKTYRQREKQGTKVSDSTKGPDEAKIKELLDRTNYTLDVTTGQRKYGGPPPESVYSGAQPNVGTEIFVGKIPRDLFEDELVPLFEKAGPIWDLRLMMDPLSGLNRGYAFVTFCTKEAAQEAVKLCNNHEIRPGKHIGVCISVANNRLFVGSIPKSKTKEQIVEEFGKVTEGLSDVILYHQPDDKKKNRGFCFLEYEDHKTAAQARRRLMSGKVKVWGNVVTVEWADPIEDPDPEVMAKVKVLFVRNLANGVTEEILETSFSQFGKLERVKKLKDYAFIHFEERDGAVKALEEMNGKELEGEPIEIVFAKPPDQKRKERKAQRQAAKTQMYDDYYYYPPPPHMPPPARGRGRGGNRGGYSYPPDYYGYEDYYDYYGYDYHNYRGGYDDPYYGYDDFQAPGRGRGGNRGARGGASPARGRGGAGAPRGRANFSQRGGLGPGRGGRGARGGVQPRGRGGVRGARGGRGGNVGGKRKADGYNQPDSKRRQTNNQNWGSQPIAQQPLQGGDHSET; encoded by the exons ATG ATGTCTGGAGACATGGCCACAGATCATGTGAACGGGAATGGTACGGAGGAACCAATGGACACTACTGCAGAGGTGACCCGTTCAGAACACTTCCCAGCTTTACTGGAAGCCGGTTTACCTCAGAATGTTGCTGAGAAGCTAGATGAACTTTACGTAGCAG GCCTAGTAGCACATAGTGACCTAGACGAAAGGGCTATTGAAGCTTTGAAAGAATTCAATGAGGAGGGAGCCCTGCAAGTGCTGGTCCAGTTCAAAGAGAGTGATCTGTCACACGTGCAA AACAAAAGTGCCTTTCTGTGTGGAGTAATGAAGActtacagacagagagagaaacaaggaACTAAAGTTTCAGATTCCACTAAAGGACCAGATGAGGCTAAAATCAAAGAACTTCTGGACAGAACCAACTACACACTTGACGTAACAACAGGCCAGCGAAAGTATGGCGGGCCCCCACCTGAGTCGGTGTATTCAGGTGCCCAACCCAATGTTGGAACAGAG ATATTTGTTGGGAAGATTCCCCGTGACTTGTTTGAAGATGAGCTGGTTCCTCTCTTTGAGAAGGCGGGGCCTATTTGGGACCTCAGACTAATGATGGACCCACTGAGTGGCCTGAACAGGGGCTATGCCTTCGTCACGTTCTGCACTAAAGAGGCAGCCCAGGAGGCGGTTAAGCTG tGCAATAATCATGAGATTCGCCCCGGCAAACACATCGGAGTGTGTATATCTGTAGCCAACAACAGGCTATTTGTTGGCTCCATTCCCAAGAGTAAAACAAAGGAGCAGATTGTTGAAGAGTTTGGGAAAGTCACAG AGGGCCTCAGTGATGTCATACTGTACCATCAACCCGATGACAAAAAGAAGAACAGAGGCTTCTGCTTCCTGGAGTATGAAGACCACAAAACAGCTGCTCAGGCTCGCCGTCGGCTAATGAGTGGCAAGGTGAAGGTTTGGGGCAACGTTGTGACAGTGGAGTGGGCTGATCCTATTGAAGATCCAGACCCAGAGGTCATGGCAAAG GTGAAGGTTTTATTTGTTCGAAACCTTGCCAACGGTGTTACAGAGGAAATTCTTGAGACGTCTTTTAGTCAGTTTGGTAAACTGGAACGAGTAAAGAAGCTGAAAGACTATGCTTTCATTCACTTTGAAGAGAGGGATGGTGCAGTGAAg GCATTGGAAGAAATGAATGGGAAGGAGCTGGAGGGAGAGCCTATTGAGATTGTCTTTGCCAAACCACCAGATCAGAAAAGGAAAGAGCGCAAAgcccagagacaagcagccaaaacacaaat GTATGACGATTATTACTACTATCCTCCACCTCCCCACATGCCACCTCCTGCCAGAGGCCGGGGCAGAGGTGGCAACCGGGGTGGTTATTCATACCCCCCTGACTACTATGGCTATGAGGACTACTATGACTACTATGGCTATGACTATCACAACTACCGTGGAGGCTACGATGACCCGTACTATGGCTATGATGACTTCCAGGCCCCGGGACGAGGGCGGGGTGGCAACAGGGGCGCCAGAGGAGGGGCCTCTCCAGCCAGAGGACGTGGTGGCGCCGGGGCACCCAGGGGCAGAGCCAACTTCTCCCAGCGTGGTGGACTAGGACCAGGCCGTGGCGGGCGGGGAGCAAGAGGAGGCGTGCAGCCAAGAGGGCGAGGAGGGGTACGTGGTGCTCGGGGTGGCCGCGGTGGAAATGTAGGAGGAAAGCGCAAAGCTGATGGGTACAACCAGCCAGATTCCAAGCGTCGCCAGACCAATAATCAGAACTGGGGCTCTCAACCCATTGCTCAGCAACCGCTCCAAGGTGGTGATCATTCTG aGACTTGA
- the LOC115573819 gene encoding heterogeneous nuclear ribonucleoprotein Q-like isoform X3 — MMSGDMATDHVNGNGTEEPMDTTAEVTRSEHFPALLEAGLPQNVAEKLDELYVAGLVAHSDLDERAIEALKEFNEEGALQVLVQFKESDLSHVQNKSAFLCGVMKTYRQREKQGTKVSDSTKGPDEAKIKELLDRTNYTLDVTTGQRKYGGPPPESVYSGAQPNVGTEIFVGKIPRDLFEDELVPLFEKAGPIWDLRLMMDPLSGLNRGYAFVTFCTKEAAQEAVKLCNNHEIRPGKHIGVCISVANNRLFVGSIPKSKTKEQIVEEFGKVTEGLSDVILYHQPDDKKKNRGFCFLEYEDHKTAAQARRRLMSGKVKVWGNVVTVEWADPIEDPDPEVMAKVKVLFVRNLANGVTEEILETSFSQFGKLERVKKLKDYAFIHFEERDGAVKALEEMNGKELEGEPIEIVFAKPPDQKRKERKAQRQAAKTQMYDDYYYYPPPPHMPPPARGRGRGGNRGGYSYPPDYYGYEDYYDYYGYDYHNYRGGYDDPYYGYDDFQAPGRGRGGNRGARGGASPARGRGGAGAPRGRANFSQRGGLGPGRGGRGARGGVQPRGRGGVRGARGGRGGNVGGKRKADGYNQPDSKRRQTNNQNWGSQPIAQQPLQGGDHSGKRGRGRS; from the exons ATG ATGTCTGGAGACATGGCCACAGATCATGTGAACGGGAATGGTACGGAGGAACCAATGGACACTACTGCAGAGGTGACCCGTTCAGAACACTTCCCAGCTTTACTGGAAGCCGGTTTACCTCAGAATGTTGCTGAGAAGCTAGATGAACTTTACGTAGCAG GCCTAGTAGCACATAGTGACCTAGACGAAAGGGCTATTGAAGCTTTGAAAGAATTCAATGAGGAGGGAGCCCTGCAAGTGCTGGTCCAGTTCAAAGAGAGTGATCTGTCACACGTGCAA AACAAAAGTGCCTTTCTGTGTGGAGTAATGAAGActtacagacagagagagaaacaaggaACTAAAGTTTCAGATTCCACTAAAGGACCAGATGAGGCTAAAATCAAAGAACTTCTGGACAGAACCAACTACACACTTGACGTAACAACAGGCCAGCGAAAGTATGGCGGGCCCCCACCTGAGTCGGTGTATTCAGGTGCCCAACCCAATGTTGGAACAGAG ATATTTGTTGGGAAGATTCCCCGTGACTTGTTTGAAGATGAGCTGGTTCCTCTCTTTGAGAAGGCGGGGCCTATTTGGGACCTCAGACTAATGATGGACCCACTGAGTGGCCTGAACAGGGGCTATGCCTTCGTCACGTTCTGCACTAAAGAGGCAGCCCAGGAGGCGGTTAAGCTG tGCAATAATCATGAGATTCGCCCCGGCAAACACATCGGAGTGTGTATATCTGTAGCCAACAACAGGCTATTTGTTGGCTCCATTCCCAAGAGTAAAACAAAGGAGCAGATTGTTGAAGAGTTTGGGAAAGTCACAG AGGGCCTCAGTGATGTCATACTGTACCATCAACCCGATGACAAAAAGAAGAACAGAGGCTTCTGCTTCCTGGAGTATGAAGACCACAAAACAGCTGCTCAGGCTCGCCGTCGGCTAATGAGTGGCAAGGTGAAGGTTTGGGGCAACGTTGTGACAGTGGAGTGGGCTGATCCTATTGAAGATCCAGACCCAGAGGTCATGGCAAAG GTGAAGGTTTTATTTGTTCGAAACCTTGCCAACGGTGTTACAGAGGAAATTCTTGAGACGTCTTTTAGTCAGTTTGGTAAACTGGAACGAGTAAAGAAGCTGAAAGACTATGCTTTCATTCACTTTGAAGAGAGGGATGGTGCAGTGAAg GCATTGGAAGAAATGAATGGGAAGGAGCTGGAGGGAGAGCCTATTGAGATTGTCTTTGCCAAACCACCAGATCAGAAAAGGAAAGAGCGCAAAgcccagagacaagcagccaaaacacaaat GTATGACGATTATTACTACTATCCTCCACCTCCCCACATGCCACCTCCTGCCAGAGGCCGGGGCAGAGGTGGCAACCGGGGTGGTTATTCATACCCCCCTGACTACTATGGCTATGAGGACTACTATGACTACTATGGCTATGACTATCACAACTACCGTGGAGGCTACGATGACCCGTACTATGGCTATGATGACTTCCAGGCCCCGGGACGAGGGCGGGGTGGCAACAGGGGCGCCAGAGGAGGGGCCTCTCCAGCCAGAGGACGTGGTGGCGCCGGGGCACCCAGGGGCAGAGCCAACTTCTCCCAGCGTGGTGGACTAGGACCAGGCCGTGGCGGGCGGGGAGCAAGAGGAGGCGTGCAGCCAAGAGGGCGAGGAGGGGTACGTGGTGCTCGGGGTGGCCGCGGTGGAAATGTAGGAGGAAAGCGCAAAGCTGATGGGTACAACCAGCCAGATTCCAAGCGTCGCCAGACCAATAATCAGAACTGGGGCTCTCAACCCATTGCTCAGCAACCGCTCCAAGGTGGTGATCATTCTG
- the LOC115573819 gene encoding heterogeneous nuclear ribonucleoprotein Q-like isoform X1: MMSGDMATDHVNGNGTEEPMDTTAEVTRSEHFPALLEAGLPQNVAEKLDELYVAGLVAHSDLDERAIEALKEFNEEGALQVLVQFKESDLSHVQNKSAFLCGVMKTYRQREKQGTKVSDSTKGPDEAKIKELLDRTNYTLDVTTGQRKYGGPPPESVYSGAQPNVGTEIFVGKIPRDLFEDELVPLFEKAGPIWDLRLMMDPLSGLNRGYAFVTFCTKEAAQEAVKLCNNHEIRPGKHIGVCISVANNRLFVGSIPKSKTKEQIVEEFGKVTEGLSDVILYHQPDDKKKNRGFCFLEYEDHKTAAQARRRLMSGKVKVWGNVVTVEWADPIEDPDPEVMAKVKVLFVRNLANGVTEEILETSFSQFGKLERVKKLKDYAFIHFEERDGAVKALEEMNGKELEGEPIEIVFAKPPDQKRKERKAQRQAAKTQMYDDYYYYPPPPHMPPPARGRGRGGNRGGYSYPPDYYGYEDYYDYYGYDYHNYRGGYDDPYYGYDDFQAPGRGRGGNRGARGGASPARGRGGAGAPRGRANFSQRGGLGPGRGGRGARGGVQPRGRGGVRGARGGRGGNVGGKRKADGYNQPDSKRRQTNNQNWGSQPIAQQPLQGGDHSGNYSGYKSDNQEFYQDSFGQQWK, translated from the exons ATG ATGTCTGGAGACATGGCCACAGATCATGTGAACGGGAATGGTACGGAGGAACCAATGGACACTACTGCAGAGGTGACCCGTTCAGAACACTTCCCAGCTTTACTGGAAGCCGGTTTACCTCAGAATGTTGCTGAGAAGCTAGATGAACTTTACGTAGCAG GCCTAGTAGCACATAGTGACCTAGACGAAAGGGCTATTGAAGCTTTGAAAGAATTCAATGAGGAGGGAGCCCTGCAAGTGCTGGTCCAGTTCAAAGAGAGTGATCTGTCACACGTGCAA AACAAAAGTGCCTTTCTGTGTGGAGTAATGAAGActtacagacagagagagaaacaaggaACTAAAGTTTCAGATTCCACTAAAGGACCAGATGAGGCTAAAATCAAAGAACTTCTGGACAGAACCAACTACACACTTGACGTAACAACAGGCCAGCGAAAGTATGGCGGGCCCCCACCTGAGTCGGTGTATTCAGGTGCCCAACCCAATGTTGGAACAGAG ATATTTGTTGGGAAGATTCCCCGTGACTTGTTTGAAGATGAGCTGGTTCCTCTCTTTGAGAAGGCGGGGCCTATTTGGGACCTCAGACTAATGATGGACCCACTGAGTGGCCTGAACAGGGGCTATGCCTTCGTCACGTTCTGCACTAAAGAGGCAGCCCAGGAGGCGGTTAAGCTG tGCAATAATCATGAGATTCGCCCCGGCAAACACATCGGAGTGTGTATATCTGTAGCCAACAACAGGCTATTTGTTGGCTCCATTCCCAAGAGTAAAACAAAGGAGCAGATTGTTGAAGAGTTTGGGAAAGTCACAG AGGGCCTCAGTGATGTCATACTGTACCATCAACCCGATGACAAAAAGAAGAACAGAGGCTTCTGCTTCCTGGAGTATGAAGACCACAAAACAGCTGCTCAGGCTCGCCGTCGGCTAATGAGTGGCAAGGTGAAGGTTTGGGGCAACGTTGTGACAGTGGAGTGGGCTGATCCTATTGAAGATCCAGACCCAGAGGTCATGGCAAAG GTGAAGGTTTTATTTGTTCGAAACCTTGCCAACGGTGTTACAGAGGAAATTCTTGAGACGTCTTTTAGTCAGTTTGGTAAACTGGAACGAGTAAAGAAGCTGAAAGACTATGCTTTCATTCACTTTGAAGAGAGGGATGGTGCAGTGAAg GCATTGGAAGAAATGAATGGGAAGGAGCTGGAGGGAGAGCCTATTGAGATTGTCTTTGCCAAACCACCAGATCAGAAAAGGAAAGAGCGCAAAgcccagagacaagcagccaaaacacaaat GTATGACGATTATTACTACTATCCTCCACCTCCCCACATGCCACCTCCTGCCAGAGGCCGGGGCAGAGGTGGCAACCGGGGTGGTTATTCATACCCCCCTGACTACTATGGCTATGAGGACTACTATGACTACTATGGCTATGACTATCACAACTACCGTGGAGGCTACGATGACCCGTACTATGGCTATGATGACTTCCAGGCCCCGGGACGAGGGCGGGGTGGCAACAGGGGCGCCAGAGGAGGGGCCTCTCCAGCCAGAGGACGTGGTGGCGCCGGGGCACCCAGGGGCAGAGCCAACTTCTCCCAGCGTGGTGGACTAGGACCAGGCCGTGGCGGGCGGGGAGCAAGAGGAGGCGTGCAGCCAAGAGGGCGAGGAGGGGTACGTGGTGCTCGGGGTGGCCGCGGTGGAAATGTAGGAGGAAAGCGCAAAGCTGATGGGTACAACCAGCCAGATTCCAAGCGTCGCCAGACCAATAATCAGAACTGGGGCTCTCAACCCATTGCTCAGCAACCGCTCCAAGGTGGTGATCATTCTGGTAACTATTCCGGTTACAAATCCGACAACCAGGAATTTTATCAGGATTCTTTTGGGCAACAGTGGAAGTAA